In Chengkuizengella sediminis, the sequence AAGGAACAAGGTTCGGCTTTACCTTACCAAGAGCAGATCAATCGGAACAAATAGCAGGAAGGGAATTAATCCCACAGGTCAATACAGTTGTTTCATCAAATCATGATTTTGATTTGGTGAAACAACATGAACATACGATACTCATCGTAGATGATGAACCATCAAATATTCAAATTTTACTGAATTTATTGTCTAAATATGAGTACAATGTGATCACTGCTTTTTCCGCAAAAGGGGCATTAAGAAAGCTAGAAAAATATAAACAAATTGATCTTGCTATACTGGATGTGATGATGCCTGAGATGTCAGGTATTGAACTGTGTCAAAAAATTAGAGGAACCCATTCGTTACTTGAGTTACCCGTATTATTCGCAACAGTTAAGGATTTGCCAGAAGATATTGAATTGGGTTTTAAAGCAGGAGCAAATGACTACATTACAAAACCGTTTGACTCCAAAACCATTTTAGCTAGAATCCAGACGCTGTTATCTATGAAGTCATCAATGGAAGAAGCTTTTCATAACGAATTGGCTTTTTTACAAGCTCAAATCAAACCACACTTTTTACATAATGCGCTTAGTGTCATTGTTTCTTTCTGTTATACAAATATAGAGGAAGCCATACGTTTATTAAGCATGTTAAATCAATATTTACGCATTATTTATAATACCGATCACACAACGATGTATGTTCCACTTAAGAGAGAATTGCAGTTAGTACAAGCTTATGTAGAAATTGAGAAAGCAAGATTTAATTGGTTTGAGTTTAGTAATGATATTGATATTAACCTAGAAGATATTCATGTTCCATCCTTATGTATTCAACCGTTTATAGAAAATGCTATACGACATGGGCTTTTTCACAAAAAGGGTCAAGGGTTAGTCCAGCTAATTATTCGAAATCAGAAAGAGACTATTCGAGTGATCATAGAAGATAATGGTGTAGGTATACCTGATGAAGTAATACAGCAGTTTGAAAAAGACGAATTGGGAAATGGAGGAATAGGGATGTCTAACATTAAAAAAAGATTGGATGCTATGAATGGATCCATTTATGTTGAATCAAAGATAGGCAAAGGAACAAAAATAACAATAGAGTTACCTAACAATAGAGGTCTAAATGAAAAATAGTCATTTACTTTTAAAAGAGGAGAATAGTTATGCTTAAGGTGATGATTGTTGAAGATGAACAACCGACACTAGATTTAATGAAGATTCTAATTGATGAGAATTCTGAATTATTCGTTGTGGGTAGTTTTACAAATCCTATTGAAGCATTGGAGAAGTTCCCCGCAATTCAGCCAGATGTTGTTTTTCTTGATGTAGAGATGCCAGAAATGACTGGAATACAATTGGCTGAGAAACTGATTCAAGTGAATGAGGATATACAAATTGTTTTTACAACAGCATATGAGCAGTATGCTCTTGAAGCTTTTAAAGTAAATGCTGTTGATTATTTAGTAAAGTTTGTAACTTCTGACGATATTGATCGGGTAGTAGTTAGATTAATTAAAAATGATAAACATATGAATAAATTAAATTCATTAGAAATATACAAAGAAATGCCAATTCATTGCTTTGGGACGTTTGAAGTAAGAGGAGTAAACGGATTAATTGTAAAATGGCCAACAAGAAAAACTGAAGAACTGTTCGCATATTTTTTAATAAACCCTAATCAAATCATCAGTAAATGGAGATTGATGGATTTATTGTGGTCTAAAAATTGCGCACAAAATCTCCACACTACAATTCATCGGTTAAAAAAAGCCTTAAGGGAAAATAACATTTTGTTAAATATTCAAAAGTTGAATGAAGGATATATGCTTGAAATGCAATCAGTCACTTGTGACCTAGTAGAATTCAGACAATATTTCTCACATCATTCAAAGGTTTTGAAAGAAAATTTAGCTGAAAGTGAAAGAGTTTTTCGTTTGTACAAAGGTAATCTATTTGAGGAGAAGGATTATATGTGGAGTTTAGCTTTAGATAGGGACTTATCAGAAAAATATATCTTCTTAACAAATGAGTTGGCTACTTATTATATGATCAAAAATGACTTAAGCCGTGCGGAAGGTATTATAAAAACATGTTTATCTTTATACCCAGAACATGAGAAGATAAACCGATTACTTTTAAAGCTTTATGCGTTGAATGATCATGAATAAAATACATTTTAGATGTCCTTGTTTTTTGTTTTATTTTTCTTTGTGATGATGTCACTTCTTGTCAGATTTTTGTAAGAATGAATTGATATAATCCTGTTGTATTTTTGGTTATAACGAAATCTAAAAAGTATAATCTATATTTTTACTGAGTTATGACTAATAAATTGGAATTAATACAATAAGGAGCGTACATATGAAAAAAATAGTTCATTTATTTCTATCTTTTATTTTAGTAGTTACCTCGATGACATCAGTTGCAGTGAATTCTAGTTTTGCGGAGGATTTGATATCAAAGCCAACTGATGTTTATGCTGGTCAGCATTTTAATATGTTGTTAGAGGGAGATAATACAGTGCGGGCATGGGGATGGAATAGAAATGGTCAACTAGGAAATGGTACAACAATAGATCAATGGACAGCTGTACCAGTAATAGATCATGATAATAATGAGTTGAACAACATTAGTGCAATTTCTGGTGGATTAAGACATAGTTTTGCAATGGATGAGGATGGAGAGATATGGGCATGGGGTTATAATAATTATGGTCAACTAGGAGATGGTACAACAGAAGATCGGAAAAAAGCTGTATCTGTTGAACTAGTAGATGACGATCATAATATATTGAGTAATATCCAAGCTATTACTGGTGGATTTCAGCATAGTTTAGCTACAGATGGACATGGTGAGGTATGGGCATGGGGTTATAATAGTTATGGTCAATTAGGAGACGGTACAACAGAAAGTAAGTCCAATCCTGTTCCTGTATTAGTAGATAATGAAGGTAATAAATTAAGTAATATTACAGCGATTGCTGCATCATCTGAATATAGTTTAGCGTTAGATGGTAACGGAGAGGTATGGACATGGGGAAGAAATGATTATGGTCAATTAGGAGATGGTACAACAAAATCAAAGTCCAATCCTGTTTCTGTATTAGTAGATGATGAAGGTAATAAATTGAGCAATATCACAGCTATTGTTGCTGGAGTTGAACATAATTTAGCGTTAGACGGCGAAGGAAAGGTATGGTCATGGGGAAGAAATAATAAAGGTCAGTTAGGAGTTGATCCATCTTTAGGACATAGCAAGGTGGCTTTAATGGTAGAAGAATTGAATAACATTCAGGCAATTGCTATTGGTCATGAGTACAGTTTAGCATTAGATGATAACGGAGAGGTATGGTCATGGGGAAGAAATGAAGATGGTCAATTGGGAGATGGTACACTAGAAGATAAGTTCACACCTGTACCCGTATTAGTAGATAATGAAGGTAATAAATTAAGTAATATCTCAGCCATTTCTGCTGGATATAACCATAGTTTAGCAATGGATGATGATGGAAAGATATGGGCTTGGGGAGGAAATTATTATGGCCAACTAGGAGATTGTAAAAAGTCGGGGAATAGATGATTACTGGCTATTCAATCATATTTGGGGTCATGTAATAGTGATCTATTGGATTTAAGTGCAAGCGATGGAAACTTAGAACTTTTAGAATTTAATCAGTACGAATTGAATTATGATGTCAAAGTTAACAGTGATGTTTCAAGTATTGAAGTTACAGCTACAGCAGATGATGAAAATGCAACCATCACAATTGATGGCAAAGAAGGAACGAATAAATTGATTGACTTATTCATCGGAGATACAGTCATCAAAGTAGAAGTCACAGCGGAAGATGGAGAAACAAAGAAGACATATACAATAACGGTAGAAAGAGAAGTACCGCCGTTATCAGAAGATGCCAATTTAATAGACTTAACAGTAAGTGAGGGGGAATTAACCCCAGCATTTGCTGCTGACGATGATGAATACATAGTCGAAGTGGAAGATGATATCACAAGCATAGAAGTATCAGCCATAGCAGCGGATGATGAAAATGCAACCATCAAGATTGATCAAATCTGATATGCTGACTGCACGTGATAATTTAGGAGTCACAGTCGCAAATGGAAAGATCTATGCAATAGGTGGATATGATGGTGATCATAAGTTATCAACAGTGGAAGAGTATGATTTGCACTTACTGCGTGACAATGCAAAATTGAGCAATTTAACTATAAGTGAGGGGGAAATAACCCCAGAATTTGCTGCTGAGATAGATGAATACTCAGTAGAAGTGGTAAATGATATTACAAGCATAGAAGTTTCATCTACGGCAGAAGATGAACATGCAACCATCACGATTGATGGTGAAGAAGGAACGAATAAATTGATGGACTTATTAGTCGGAGTTACAGTCATAGAAGTAGAGGTTACAGCGGAAGATGGAGAAACCAAGAAGACATATACAATAACGGTAACGAGAGATGCTCCGCCAATATCAGATGAATCAACTCCAAAACCAAGATCAAATTCAGATTCAAATTCAAACTCAAAAGTAAAAGAGAAAGTTGTTAACGTGGAAATTGGAACAGTCGGTGATAGTGAGGTTATTTCAACAACACCGATAACACAGATATCAAATAAGGATGGTAGTATCATAGATGATGTGACTTTAATACCAGAACGAGTAGAGGATGTTGTAGATTCTTTAAATGGTTCAAACGATAAAACTGTACGTATTGTCATCCCAGATGAAGAGGATAAAGTTACGGAAGTAAATGTAACTATTCCAGCGAGTTCTCTATCATTAATGGAGAATGCAGATGCCAATTTTGAAATTTATACAATAAACACACGAATTATTGTATCGAATAGTTCCTTGGATAAATTTAATGAAGATCTATTTTTCCACCTCATTCCTATAAAACAAGAAGATGAAAAAAAAGAACTAGAAGATCGTATTAAGAAAGATGAGCAAGTACTTAATATTGCTAATGATGGAGAAATACAAGTTATAGGTAGACCTATAAACATTGAAACAAATATGCAAAGTCGTCCAGTGACGCTTATACTTCCGCTCAAGAATAAATTTCTGCAAGGAGTACGTCAAAACAATTTAGATAACTTTGTTGTATTTATAGAACATAGCGATGGAAGCACTGAAATGATCAAAGGAAAGATTGTAACCTATCACGATAATGAACTTGGTTTACAATTTGATATAGATAACTTCAGTACATTTACA encodes:
- a CDS encoding response regulator, which produces MLKVMIVEDEQPTLDLMKILIDENSELFVVGSFTNPIEALEKFPAIQPDVVFLDVEMPEMTGIQLAEKLIQVNEDIQIVFTTAYEQYALEAFKVNAVDYLVKFVTSDDIDRVVVRLIKNDKHMNKLNSLEIYKEMPIHCFGTFEVRGVNGLIVKWPTRKTEELFAYFLINPNQIISKWRLMDLLWSKNCAQNLHTTIHRLKKALRENNILLNIQKLNEGYMLEMQSVTCDLVEFRQYFSHHSKVLKENLAESERVFRLYKGNLFEEKDYMWSLALDRDLSEKYIFLTNELATYYMIKNDLSRAEGIIKTCLSLYPEHEKINRLLLKLYALNDHE
- a CDS encoding RCC1 domain-containing protein, with protein sequence MKKIVHLFLSFILVVTSMTSVAVNSSFAEDLISKPTDVYAGQHFNMLLEGDNTVRAWGWNRNGQLGNGTTIDQWTAVPVIDHDNNELNNISAISGGLRHSFAMDEDGEIWAWGYNNYGQLGDGTTEDRKKAVSVELVDDDHNILSNIQAITGGFQHSLATDGHGEVWAWGYNSYGQLGDGTTESKSNPVPVLVDNEGNKLSNITAIAASSEYSLALDGNGEVWTWGRNDYGQLGDGTTKSKSNPVSVLVDDEGNKLSNITAIVAGVEHNLALDGEGKVWSWGRNNKGQLGVDPSLGHSKVALMVEELNNIQAIAIGHEYSLALDDNGEVWSWGRNEDGQLGDGTLEDKFTPVPVLVDNEGNKLSNISAISAGYNHSLAMDDDGKIWAWGGNYYGQLGDCKKSGNR
- a CDS encoding cadherin-like beta sandwich domain-containing protein, with product MDLSASDGNLELLEFNQYELNYDVKVNSDVSSIEVTATADDENATITIDGKEGTNKLIDLFIGDTVIKVEVTAEDGETKKTYTITVEREVPPLSEDANLIDLTVSEGELTPAFAADDDEYIVEVEDDITSIEVSAIAADDENATIKIDQI
- a CDS encoding S-layer homology domain-containing protein, which encodes MQPSRLIKSDMLTARDNLGVTVANGKIYAIGGYDGDHKLSTVEEYDLHLLRDNAKLSNLTISEGEITPEFAAEIDEYSVEVVNDITSIEVSSTAEDEHATITIDGEEGTNKLMDLLVGVTVIEVEVTAEDGETKKTYTITVTRDAPPISDESTPKPRSNSDSNSNSKVKEKVVNVEIGTVGDSEVISTTPITQISNKDGSIIDDVTLIPERVEDVVDSLNGSNDKTVRIVIPDEEDKVTEVNVTIPASSLSLMENADANFEIYTINTRIIVSNSSLDKFNEDLFFHLIPIKQEDEKKELEDRIKKDEQVLNIANDGEIQVIGRPINIETNMQSRPVTLILPLKNKFLQGVRQNNLDNFVVFIEHSDGSTEMIKGKIVTYHDNELGLQFDIDNFSTFTMLYIEDLTGSHTPYIYGFEDGTFRPDDFITRAQMAAMLSRNLSETFDEDNSLPYQDITQNHWAFEEINILKQQGIMEGYTNGHFGPEDHITRAQMANIIDRWVQNQCEKNTHAYMFCESIDEEFDYTDVTSDYWAYDSILLNKTYGIMTGFHDNSFKSEEKLTRSEAVRILNQLIKRGPLYGIDTSGFTDVHPDHWAFYEIIESTLEHQWELDEEGKEIKKER